The stretch of DNA GTTCATGCCATTCAGAATGACCTCCTGGTTGCTGGCATTCACAATGCGCTGGCCGTCGGTCCGCAGGAAGCTTTGGGCGTCGGCGGAGTGGCCTAGGCCTAGGCCAGTCAGCAGCGCGAGGCATTTAAGGGCGCGTGGCACCTGGGTGCTCCAAAAAGTACTGGTGTTCATGATGGTGGGGTTTTGGTTGTGAAAAATTACTAACAGGCCCTTGGGAGGCCGGAGAGTCAGCGGGGAGAGCGGAGTAGGTGTCTCCGCTTTAAGCGCTTGGTTCTTCCCGCAGCGGGGAGCTGGCCAGAAAGAGGTAATCAGAGCGGGGGTACTATTTCTATGGGCTAGGCCACTAGCAGTGGCCTAGCCCATAAAGGGGGAAGCGGGTTTACCACACGTAGGTGCCGGCAGCACCCGCGTTGAGCGTGGTGCTGAGGGTTTTGCTCGCGTGGCGGAGGCTAAAGGCCTGGGTTTCCTTGGAGTTGTTCTGCACAATTACCACGCGCTGGCCGCTGGGCGTTTTGTAGGCCACATTGGGCAGCGTTTCAGAAGTAGTGGAGCCGATGCGCACCGAGCCGGGCCGCACAAACTTGCTGGCGTGGGCAATGATGTAGTAGGCATCTTCACGGGTCACGTTGTTGCCGTCCAGCGTAAGGGCGCCGCGGCACTCCGTGCAGCCGCCGGGCGTGTGGGGGTTCTGCTGCGGGTCGGCGGCCAGGTTCCACTCCAACACGGTGCGGGCCCAGTTGCGGGTAGCGCCAATAATGAGTGTGCGCACGTGCCAGGGCAGGTTCTCCGAGAACTTGCTCTTTGAGCCCACCCACTGCTCCGTGAAGTAGAGGCCTTTATCGGGGTAGGCATCGTGCACCTTGCTTAGGGCCTCAATAGGACCCGCGTAAAGGTGAAATGCCGAGCCATCCACGTACTGCCGGGCCTCCGGGTCGTTGAGAATGGTCAGGGGGTAATCAGGCCGGTCGGCGTTGTGGTCGTACACGATAATCTTCGTGTCGATTTTCTCCTTCTTGAACGTGGGGCCCAGGTTGTTCTTCACAAACTCGGCCTGCTGCTCGGCCAGCATGAGCAGGCTGGGGTTGTTACCGGGGTGGAGGGGCTCATTCTGCACCGTAATGGCATCAATCCGGATGCCCTCGGCCTTCATACCCTGCACGTACTTGGCAAAGTAGCGGGCGTAGGCATCGTAAAACTCGGGCTTGAGCGAGCCGCCTTTGGAGTTGCCGTTGGTCTTCATCCAGGTGGGCGGCGACCAGGGCGAACCGAGAATCTTGATGCTGGGGTTGATGGCCAAAATCTCCTTGAGCACCGGAATCAGGTGCTGCTTATCGGGAGCTAGGCTGAACTTAGCCAGCGTGGGGTCGGTCTGGCCCTCAGGCAGGTCGTCGTAGCTGAATACGGTGGCATCAAGGTCAGAGGCACCAATGCTCAGGCGCAGGTAGCTCACGCCAATGTTGGTGCCATCGGTAGCGAAAAGCTCTTTCAGGATGGCGGCCCGGGCGGCGGGCGTCATACGGTGCAGCAGCTCGGCGCTGCCGCCCGTGAGGCAGTAGCCAAAGCCATCAATGGTCTGAAAGGTCTGCTGGTCGTCGATTTCAATGACCGCGCCCGTAGCGGCATTGGTGGTCCAGGCCGGA from Hymenobacter taeanensis encodes:
- a CDS encoding glycoside hydrolase family 30 protein; this encodes MSLLSKQTLSLALLLSLGLGTSCQRMPQAGASAASVKKGTAAFWLTNPDKSALFQAQMAPAWTTNAATGAVIEIDDQQTFQTIDGFGYCLTGGSAELLHRMTPAARAAILKELFATDGTNIGVSYLRLSIGASDLDATVFSYDDLPEGQTDPTLAKFSLAPDKQHLIPVLKEILAINPSIKILGSPWSPPTWMKTNGNSKGGSLKPEFYDAYARYFAKYVQGMKAEGIRIDAITVQNEPLHPGNNPSLLMLAEQQAEFVKNNLGPTFKKEKIDTKIIVYDHNADRPDYPLTILNDPEARQYVDGSAFHLYAGPIEALSKVHDAYPDKGLYFTEQWVGSKSKFSENLPWHVRTLIIGATRNWARTVLEWNLAADPQQNPHTPGGCTECRGALTLDGNNVTREDAYYIIAHASKFVRPGSVRIGSTTSETLPNVAYKTPSGQRVVIVQNNSKETQAFSLRHASKTLSTTLNAGAAGTYVW